A genomic segment from Pseudomonas mendocina encodes:
- a CDS encoding NAD-dependent epimerase/dehydratase family protein: MKILVTGSSGFIGGRFARFALEQGLAVRVNGRRAEGVQHLIKRGAEFVQGDLGDAELAQALCQDVEAVVHCAGAVGVWGDYGHFHQANVTVTENIVDACLKQKVQRLVHLSSPSIYFDGKSHVDIREEQVPKRFSDHYGKTKHLAEQQVFAAQEFGLEVVALRPRFVTGAGDTSIFPRLIGMQRKGRLAIIGNGLNKVDFTNVHNLNDALLSSLQVGRAALGQVYNISNGAPVPLWDVVNYVLRRLELPPVTRHVPFPLAYAAATLNEGVCRLLPGRPEPSLFRLGVAVMARDFSLNIDHAREYLGYEPRASLWDALDEFCTWWQAQMGHQA, translated from the coding sequence ATGAAGATTCTGGTCACCGGCTCGAGTGGTTTCATCGGTGGGCGCTTCGCACGTTTCGCGCTCGAACAGGGCCTGGCGGTGCGGGTCAACGGCCGCCGTGCCGAAGGTGTGCAGCACCTGATCAAGCGCGGTGCCGAGTTCGTCCAGGGCGATCTGGGCGATGCCGAGCTGGCCCAGGCGCTGTGCCAGGATGTCGAGGCCGTGGTGCACTGTGCCGGCGCCGTGGGGGTGTGGGGCGACTACGGACATTTCCATCAGGCCAATGTGACGGTCACCGAGAACATCGTCGACGCCTGCCTCAAGCAGAAAGTGCAGCGCCTGGTGCACCTGTCTTCACCCTCGATCTACTTCGATGGGAAATCCCATGTCGATATCCGCGAGGAGCAGGTGCCCAAGCGTTTTTCCGATCACTACGGCAAAACCAAGCACCTGGCCGAGCAGCAGGTGTTCGCCGCGCAGGAGTTCGGCCTGGAGGTGGTCGCCCTGCGCCCGCGTTTCGTTACCGGGGCGGGCGATACCAGCATCTTCCCGCGCTTGATCGGTATGCAACGCAAGGGTCGCCTGGCGATCATCGGCAATGGTCTGAACAAGGTCGACTTCACCAATGTGCACAATCTCAACGATGCCTTGCTTAGCTCGTTGCAAGTGGGCAGAGCGGCACTTGGTCAGGTGTACAACATCAGCAATGGCGCGCCGGTGCCGTTGTGGGATGTGGTCAACTACGTGTTGCGTCGCCTGGAGCTACCACCGGTAACCCGGCATGTGCCGTTTCCGCTGGCCTATGCTGCGGCGACGCTCAACGAGGGCGTGTGTCGCCTGTTGCCCGGTCGTCCCGAACCGAGCCTGTTCCGTCTGGGCGTGGCGGTGATGGCCAGGGATTTTTCCCTGAACATCGATCACGCCCGTGAGTACCTCGGCTATGAGCCCAGGGCCAGCCTGTGGGATGCACTGGATGAGTTCTGCACCTGGTGGCAGGCGCAGATGGGGCATCAGGCGTAG
- a CDS encoding ACT domain-containing protein, which translates to MSGETNLARLLQGMTPQLNPGQYVFCCVPSGYDCSGLQPIASLRETEGLSLVLPREAADAYNLSYDYVAAWITLEVHSSLAAVGLTASFSTALAQAGISCNVVAGFHHDHLFVPCERAEKALSTLRALSAASLPEHA; encoded by the coding sequence ATGTCTGGCGAAACCAATCTCGCGCGCCTGTTGCAAGGCATGACGCCGCAGCTCAACCCCGGTCAGTATGTGTTCTGCTGCGTCCCGTCCGGGTATGACTGCAGCGGCTTGCAACCCATCGCCAGCCTGCGCGAAACCGAAGGCCTGAGCCTGGTGCTGCCGCGCGAGGCCGCCGACGCGTACAACCTGAGCTACGACTACGTCGCGGCCTGGATCACCCTTGAGGTGCATTCGTCGCTGGCCGCTGTCGGTTTGACCGCTTCCTTCTCCACCGCCCTGGCGCAGGCGGGGATCAGTTGCAACGTGGTCGCAGGCTTTCACCACGACCACCTGTTCGTGCCCTGCGAACGAGCCGAAAAGGCGCTTTCCACCCTGCGCGCTCTGTCAGCGGCCTCCCTGCCGGAGCACGCGTGA
- a CDS encoding lysophospholipid acyltransferase family protein, with amino-acid sequence MTRLRLALRLLHLALVIAFGTLLAGIVGLCERAVRHDLMPLRQRLTRWFLARLGGALPFRVRVEGELPTQPMLWVANHVSWTDIPLLGALQPLSFLSKAEVRAWPLAGWLAHKGGTLFIRRGAGDSSQVGQQLTRHLQQGHHLLIFPEGTTTDGLALRTFHGRLLSSAIDSGVALQPVAIRYLRDGQPCMVAPFVGDDDMLSHLLRLLSSSACEVEIRLLAPIPSESRSRNELARHSQAAIACALRLETSAMVPTEAEAA; translated from the coding sequence ATGACCCGACTGCGCCTGGCCCTGCGCCTGCTGCACCTGGCCCTGGTAATCGCCTTCGGCACCCTGCTGGCCGGCATCGTCGGCCTGTGCGAACGCGCAGTACGGCACGACCTGATGCCGCTGCGCCAGCGCCTGACGCGCTGGTTCCTGGCACGCCTGGGCGGCGCCCTGCCATTTCGCGTACGAGTCGAAGGCGAACTGCCGACGCAACCGATGCTGTGGGTCGCCAACCATGTGTCGTGGACGGACATTCCGCTGCTCGGCGCCCTGCAGCCGCTGTCCTTCCTGTCCAAAGCCGAAGTACGTGCCTGGCCGCTGGCCGGCTGGCTGGCACACAAGGGAGGGACGCTGTTCATCCGTCGTGGCGCAGGTGACAGCAGCCAGGTCGGCCAGCAACTCACCCGCCATCTGCAACAGGGTCATCACCTACTGATCTTCCCCGAAGGTACCACCACCGACGGCCTCGCCCTGCGCACCTTTCACGGTCGTCTGCTGAGCAGCGCCATCGACAGCGGCGTGGCGCTGCAACCTGTGGCCATCCGTTACTTGCGCGATGGCCAACCCTGCATGGTGGCGCCGTTCGTGGGCGACGACGACATGCTCTCGCACCTTCTGCGCCTGCTTTCCAGTTCCGCCTGCGAGGTGGAAATCCGCCTGCTCGCGCCGATCCCCAGCGAATCACGCAGCCGCAACGAACTGGCACGGCACAGCCAGGCCGCAATCGCCTGCGCCCTACGACTGGAAACGTCGGCCATGGTGCCGACCGAAGCCGAAGCCGCCTAA
- a CDS encoding ArsR/SmtB family transcription factor, with amino-acid sequence MDIDLDAIIKALAHPVRRDILDWLKEPERHFAEQDHPLEIGVCAGKIFLRTGLSQSTVSAHLTTLQRAGLVTSRKVGQWHFFKRNDELIQTFVERLGQQL; translated from the coding sequence ATGGATATCGACCTCGACGCCATCATCAAGGCCCTTGCCCACCCGGTACGCCGCGACATCCTCGACTGGCTGAAGGAGCCTGAGCGCCACTTCGCCGAACAGGATCATCCGCTGGAAATCGGCGTGTGCGCGGGCAAGATCTTCCTGCGCACCGGGCTTTCGCAATCCACCGTTTCCGCCCATCTGACCACCCTGCAGCGCGCCGGTCTGGTGACCAGTCGCAAAGTCGGTCAGTGGCACTTCTTCAAGCGTAACGACGAGCTGATCCAAACCTTCGTCGAGCGCCTAGGCCAGCAACTCTGA
- a CDS encoding cation-transporting P-type ATPase, with product MGNSPSQHSDHAWHGLTAQQALEAQHSNASGLSQGEAERRLQSHGANRLPPPQRRGPLLRLLYQFHNVLLYLMLVAAIITALLGHWVDTSVILAAVLINVIIGFIQEGKAENALDAIRNMLSPQAMVLRDGERHEIDAEYLVPGDIVLLVSGDKVPADLRLLSVKNLLVEEAALTGESVPVEKSVAHCQADAALGDRRCMAYSGTLVSSGQATGVVVATGADTELGRIGAMLQQVQALSTPLLRQIEQFSRWLAVIILILAFATFVLGILWNGQDPGDMFMMVVALTAAAIPEGLPAIMTVILALGVQRMAGHNAIVRRLPAVETLGSVTVICSDKTGTLTRNEMTVQRVVSASRVLDVSGVGYAPEGAFHQDGALREPDAELLEIARAAQLCNDARLHQNDAGHWRLHGDPTEGALLTLALKSGLDIQTLQAQLPRSDAIPFESEHRFMATLHHDHTGHGLIYLKGAPERVLEMCTSQRSADGSNAPLDTDYWRRQATDLAARGLRLLALASKAAPAEQRTLNFADVEDGLTLLALIGIIDPPRAEAIVAVAECQRADIRVKMITGDHAETARAIGAQLGIGVGLPAMTGAELELLDDRRLREVLPGVEVFARASPEHKLRLVQAMQDSGQVVAMTGDGVNDAPALKRADVGVAMGLKGTEAAKEAAEVVLADDNFATIAGAVREGRAIYDNLKKFILFALPTNGGQALIVIFAILFQVLLPLTPAQVLWINMVTSSTLGLALAFEPSERGLMNRAPRAPNEPLLSGFFVWRVVMISVLIAGAGIALFLWELQLGNDLSSARTVAVNAVVMCEIFYLLNCRSLFGSVLSREALLGNRAVLVTIALCLVLQALFTYAPPLQNLFNSVGLSLEQWLRVLLAGLVLFSLAELEKWLVRRYRLHPQAV from the coding sequence ATGGGCAATTCCCCCTCTCAACATAGTGACCACGCTTGGCACGGTTTGACTGCACAACAAGCACTCGAGGCGCAGCACAGCAACGCCAGTGGCCTCAGCCAGGGCGAAGCCGAACGGCGCCTGCAAAGCCACGGCGCCAACCGCCTGCCACCGCCACAACGCCGTGGACCACTGCTGCGCCTGCTCTATCAGTTCCATAACGTGCTGCTCTACCTGATGCTGGTGGCCGCCATCATCACCGCGCTGCTCGGCCATTGGGTCGACACCTCGGTGATCCTCGCCGCCGTGCTGATCAACGTGATCATCGGCTTCATCCAGGAAGGCAAGGCAGAGAATGCGCTGGACGCCATCCGCAACATGCTTTCGCCTCAGGCCATGGTGCTGCGCGACGGCGAACGCCACGAAATCGACGCCGAATACCTGGTCCCCGGCGACATCGTGCTGCTGGTATCCGGTGACAAGGTGCCGGCCGACCTGCGCCTGCTCAGCGTGAAGAACCTGCTGGTGGAGGAAGCCGCACTGACCGGCGAATCGGTGCCGGTGGAAAAATCCGTGGCCCACTGCCAGGCCGACGCTGCGCTCGGCGACCGCCGCTGCATGGCTTACTCCGGAACCCTGGTCAGCAGCGGCCAGGCCACCGGCGTGGTGGTGGCCACGGGCGCCGACACCGAGCTGGGGCGCATCGGCGCCATGCTGCAACAGGTGCAGGCACTATCCACTCCGCTGCTGCGGCAGATCGAACAGTTCAGCCGCTGGCTGGCGGTGATCATCCTGATCCTCGCCTTCGCCACCTTCGTCCTCGGCATTCTGTGGAACGGCCAGGACCCCGGCGACATGTTCATGATGGTGGTCGCCCTGACCGCAGCGGCCATCCCTGAAGGGCTACCGGCGATCATGACGGTGATCCTCGCCCTCGGCGTACAGCGCATGGCCGGGCACAACGCCATCGTGCGTCGCCTGCCGGCGGTGGAAACGCTGGGCTCGGTGACGGTGATCTGCTCGGACAAGACCGGCACCCTGACCCGCAACGAGATGACCGTGCAGCGCGTGGTCAGCGCCAGCCGCGTCCTCGATGTCTCGGGTGTTGGCTACGCCCCGGAAGGCGCCTTCCACCAGGACGGTGCGCTGCGCGAGCCCGACGCCGAACTGCTGGAGATCGCGCGCGCCGCGCAACTGTGCAACGACGCCCGCCTGCATCAGAACGATGCCGGCCACTGGCGGCTGCACGGTGACCCCACCGAAGGCGCGCTGCTGACCCTGGCGCTGAAAAGCGGCCTCGATATCCAAACCCTGCAGGCGCAGTTACCACGCAGCGACGCCATTCCGTTCGAGTCCGAGCATCGCTTCATGGCCACCCTGCACCACGACCACACGGGCCATGGCCTGATCTACCTCAAGGGTGCTCCCGAGCGGGTGCTGGAAATGTGCACCAGCCAACGCAGTGCCGATGGCAGCAATGCCCCACTGGACACCGATTACTGGCGACGCCAGGCCACCGACCTGGCTGCCCGTGGCCTGCGCCTGCTGGCCCTGGCCAGCAAGGCGGCGCCGGCTGAGCAGCGCACGCTGAATTTCGCCGACGTAGAAGATGGCCTGACCCTGCTGGCTCTGATCGGCATCATCGATCCACCGCGCGCGGAAGCCATCGTCGCCGTCGCCGAATGCCAGCGCGCCGACATCCGAGTCAAGATGATCACCGGTGATCACGCCGAAACCGCACGCGCCATCGGCGCGCAACTGGGCATCGGCGTCGGCCTGCCGGCAATGACCGGTGCCGAGCTGGAACTGCTCGATGACCGTCGCCTGCGCGAGGTGCTGCCCGGCGTGGAGGTATTCGCCCGCGCCAGTCCCGAGCACAAGCTGCGCCTGGTGCAGGCAATGCAGGACAGCGGCCAGGTGGTCGCCATGACCGGCGACGGCGTCAACGATGCCCCCGCGCTGAAGCGCGCCGACGTCGGTGTCGCCATGGGCCTGAAGGGTACCGAAGCGGCCAAGGAAGCCGCCGAAGTGGTGCTGGCCGACGACAACTTCGCCACCATCGCCGGTGCCGTACGCGAGGGTCGGGCGATCTACGACAACCTGAAGAAATTCATCCTTTTCGCCCTGCCCACCAACGGCGGCCAGGCGTTGATCGTGATCTTCGCCATCCTGTTCCAGGTGCTGCTGCCGCTGACCCCGGCGCAGGTGCTGTGGATCAACATGGTCACATCCAGCACGCTGGGCCTGGCGCTGGCTTTCGAGCCCAGCGAACGCGGGCTCATGAACCGCGCGCCGCGGGCGCCGAACGAGCCCCTGCTGTCTGGCTTTTTCGTCTGGCGCGTGGTGATGATCTCGGTGCTCATCGCCGGTGCCGGCATCGCCCTTTTCCTTTGGGAACTGCAGCTCGGCAACGACCTGAGCAGTGCAAGGACCGTGGCGGTCAACGCCGTGGTGATGTGCGAAATCTTCTATCTGCTCAACTGCCGCAGCCTGTTCGGCTCGGTGCTCAGCCGTGAGGCCCTGCTGGGTAATCGCGCGGTGCTGGTGACCATCGCCCTGTGCCTGGTGTTGCAGGCACTGTTCACCTACGCCCCGCCGCTGCAAAACCTGTTCAACTCGGTTGGCCTGAGCCTGGAACAATGGCTGCGCGTGCTGCTGGCGGGCCTGGTGCTATTTTCCCTGGCAGAGCTGGAGAAATGGCTGGTGCGGCGCTATCGCCTGCATCCGCAGGCGGTCTGA
- a CDS encoding acyl carrier protein phosphodiesterase translates to MNYLAHLHLGGDAPSQLLGSLYGDFVKGPLNGRWPAQIEAAIRLHRRIDAFTDSHPLQTRARARFPVERRRTAGMLLDLFFDHCLARDWPMYATQPLDHFTGRVYRVLAAEPKLPGRLALMAPRMAAQDWLGSYREFAVLEQVIAGMQRRLSKPQLLDGSLSELERLYEPLSEDFRAFYPELMAFAEAELGGSEP, encoded by the coding sequence ATGAACTACCTCGCCCATCTGCATCTCGGCGGTGACGCGCCGTCACAGCTACTCGGCAGCCTTTATGGCGATTTCGTCAAAGGCCCGCTCAACGGGCGCTGGCCGGCGCAGATCGAGGCGGCCATTCGCCTGCACCGGCGTATCGACGCCTTCACCGACAGCCACCCACTGCAAACCCGCGCACGGGCGCGCTTTCCCGTCGAGCGGCGAAGAACGGCCGGCATGCTGCTGGACCTGTTCTTCGATCATTGCCTGGCTCGTGACTGGCCGATGTACGCGACGCAGCCGCTGGATCACTTCACCGGTCGGGTATACCGGGTACTGGCTGCCGAGCCTAAACTGCCGGGGCGTCTGGCGCTGATGGCACCGCGCATGGCGGCGCAGGACTGGCTCGGCAGCTACCGCGAGTTCGCCGTGCTGGAACAGGTGATCGCCGGCATGCAGCGACGCCTGTCCAAACCGCAGTTGCTCGATGGCAGCCTGAGCGAACTGGAGCGCCTGTACGAACCGCTCAGCGAGGACTTTCGCGCCTTCTACCCTGAGTTGATGGCCTTCGCTGAGGCCGAGCTGGGCGGGAGCGAGCCCTAG
- a CDS encoding coiled-coil domain-containing protein, with protein MRNDANDELDNLPSLTPERREDFAEPREEPAPRSSRMTSSKAPVVKGASTGPLWALVGALSFALAGLGWWSLQQIGLMEQRLVATQESFARISEEAAGRIQDISGKVVATESSVTSGSEALKLQVKQLETRLAELSKQQQQSATAQAALDKRVEQLGSELKGGIGASADFDKRLQALSAEQAALKAAQGDAKATQAELAKLDTRIKALGGDIDALKKQGNPAQAIRNLEQDLLVLRSELDNRPAASAGPGTAEFDAFRAQMTRNINTLQSQVANLQQQLNQR; from the coding sequence ATGCGCAACGACGCCAACGACGAGCTCGACAACCTGCCCAGCCTGACCCCGGAACGCCGCGAGGATTTCGCCGAGCCGCGTGAGGAACCGGCCCCGCGCAGCAGCCGCATGACCAGCAGCAAGGCGCCAGTGGTCAAGGGCGCCAGCACCGGGCCGCTGTGGGCATTGGTCGGTGCACTGAGCTTCGCCCTGGCTGGCCTGGGCTGGTGGAGCCTGCAACAGATCGGCCTGATGGAGCAGCGCCTGGTGGCGACCCAGGAAAGCTTCGCGCGCATCAGCGAAGAGGCCGCCGGACGCATTCAGGATATTTCCGGCAAGGTGGTAGCGACCGAATCCAGCGTCACTAGCGGCAGCGAGGCGCTTAAGCTGCAGGTCAAGCAACTGGAAACGCGTCTGGCCGAGCTGAGCAAGCAGCAACAGCAGAGCGCCACCGCGCAGGCCGCGCTGGACAAGCGCGTCGAGCAACTTGGCAGCGAACTGAAGGGTGGCATTGGTGCCAGCGCCGATTTCGACAAGCGCCTGCAGGCGCTCTCCGCCGAGCAGGCGGCGCTGAAGGCCGCGCAGGGTGATGCCAAGGCGACCCAGGCCGAGCTGGCCAAGCTCGATACCCGGATCAAGGCGCTTGGTGGCGATATCGATGCGCTGAAGAAGCAGGGCAACCCTGCCCAGGCCATCCGCAACCTGGAGCAGGATCTGTTGGTACTGCGCAGTGAGCTGGACAATCGCCCGGCCGCCAGCGCGGGCCCCGGCACCGCCGAGTTCGATGCCTTCCGCGCGCAGATGACGCGCAACATCAACACCCTGCAGAGCCAGGTGGCGAATCTGCAGCAGCAGCTCAATCAGCGCTGA
- a CDS encoding universal stress protein yields MIKILVATDLSERSAHAVQRAVQLVRRQGGGEWSLLHVIDDDAPAAHVQRQVQQAETLLQAQAERLGEQAGSVPRVIVGTGEAAAVIVESARGMGADLLVVGAHRKSALRDFFVGTTLERVVRSSHLPVLRVNGPVTHEYRHALLAMDLSRTSQNALKRARELGLASLDNLHVASAVEPVAAGAVMEAGISAEVLENQRELLRQQLVERLDALGATLNHERLLVQIGSPEGVIGEALRLSGADLLVLGTHAREGVSRFFLGSVASRLLGSLDCDALIVPPAG; encoded by the coding sequence ATGATCAAGATTCTGGTAGCGACCGACCTGTCCGAGCGTTCGGCGCATGCGGTGCAGCGTGCCGTGCAACTGGTCCGTCGCCAGGGTGGCGGCGAGTGGAGTCTGCTGCATGTGATCGATGACGATGCGCCGGCCGCGCACGTGCAGCGTCAGGTGCAACAGGCAGAGACGCTCCTGCAGGCGCAGGCCGAGCGCCTTGGTGAACAGGCCGGCAGCGTTCCGCGAGTGATAGTCGGCACTGGCGAAGCTGCCGCGGTTATCGTCGAAAGCGCTCGAGGCATGGGCGCCGATCTGCTGGTGGTGGGGGCGCATCGCAAGTCGGCGCTGCGCGATTTCTTCGTCGGTACCACGCTCGAGCGCGTCGTGCGCAGCAGCCATCTGCCGGTGCTGCGGGTCAATGGACCGGTCACCCATGAGTACCGTCATGCGCTGTTGGCGATGGATCTGTCGCGCACCTCGCAAAATGCCCTCAAGCGCGCACGCGAATTGGGACTGGCGAGCCTCGATAACCTGCATGTGGCCAGCGCGGTCGAGCCGGTAGCGGCGGGTGCCGTGATGGAGGCAGGGATCAGCGCCGAGGTGCTGGAGAACCAGCGCGAACTGCTTCGTCAGCAACTGGTGGAGCGCCTGGATGCACTCGGCGCGACGCTGAACCATGAGCGCCTGCTGGTGCAGATCGGATCGCCCGAAGGGGTGATCGGCGAGGCCTTGCGTCTCTCCGGGGCCGACCTGCTGGTACTTGGCACCCATGCCCGTGAAGGCGTCTCGCGCTTCTTCCTGGGCAGCGTGGCCAGCCGCCTGCTGGGCTCGCTAGACTGCGATGCGTTGATCGTGCCGCCGGCTGGCTGA
- a CDS encoding LysR family transcriptional regulator, which translates to MDTLHAMRVFIQVVERGSFTAAAQALDLSTAQVSRLIADLEQHLQARLLQRTTRRLALTETGERYLERSRQILGQIDEADAEARGAHLTPSGRLRVHTMTGLGLQHLTPLIARYAERYPQVVVELTLAQRTPDLLEDGHDVTVAFARDLPDSQLVAQRLGPVYSVLCAAPSYLAKHGIAQRPSDLQQHRYLRLTDPQYRGQWDFGDEQLDALPAECFQVNVAEALVKAAQAGMGFCLLPSFVASQPLREGRLLRILPQHRLRALNIYAMYPSRRFLDAKTRTWVDFLKAELPPLLRADEAVLDDTRYWATPDKLLREK; encoded by the coding sequence ATGGATACCTTGCATGCGATGCGCGTGTTCATTCAGGTGGTCGAGCGCGGCAGTTTCACTGCAGCAGCTCAGGCGCTGGATCTGTCGACTGCTCAGGTGTCACGCCTGATCGCCGATCTGGAGCAGCATCTGCAAGCGCGCCTGCTGCAGCGCACCACTCGCCGCCTGGCCCTGACCGAAACCGGCGAGCGCTATCTGGAACGCAGCCGACAGATTCTCGGCCAGATCGACGAAGCCGATGCCGAAGCACGCGGCGCCCACCTCACGCCCAGTGGCCGCCTGCGCGTACACACCATGACCGGCCTCGGCCTGCAGCACCTGACGCCACTGATCGCCCGCTACGCCGAGCGTTATCCACAGGTGGTGGTCGAGCTCACCCTGGCGCAACGCACGCCGGATCTTCTCGAAGACGGCCACGACGTGACCGTCGCCTTCGCCCGCGACCTGCCGGATTCGCAACTGGTCGCACAACGTCTCGGCCCGGTGTACAGCGTGCTCTGCGCCGCCCCCAGCTACCTGGCCAAACACGGCATCGCACAACGACCGAGCGATCTGCAGCAACACCGCTACCTGCGGCTGACCGACCCGCAGTACCGCGGCCAGTGGGATTTCGGTGACGAGCAGCTGGATGCCTTGCCAGCCGAATGCTTTCAGGTCAACGTCGCCGAGGCTCTGGTCAAGGCAGCGCAGGCGGGCATGGGGTTTTGCCTGCTGCCATCGTTCGTCGCCAGTCAGCCGCTGCGCGAGGGGCGACTGCTGCGTATCCTGCCGCAGCACCGCCTGCGCGCCCTGAACATCTATGCGATGTATCCGTCGCGTCGCTTTCTCGATGCCAAGACGCGCACTTGGGTGGACTTTCTCAAGGCCGAACTGCCACCGCTGCTGCGCGCTGACGAAGCGGTATTGGACGACACGCGATACTGGGCGACGCCCGATAAATTGTTGCGCGAGAAGTAA
- a CDS encoding LysE/ArgO family amino acid transporter codes for MWQSYSNGLLVAIGLIMAIGAQNAFVLAQSLRREHHLPVAALCIACDAALVAAGVFGLATLLTQSPTLLAIARWGGAAFLMWYGSQALLRAARPQSLQAAGSEPRSLRAVMLAALAVTLLNPHVYLDTVLLIGSLGAQQPEPGAYAAGAASASFLWFSALALGAAWLAPWLAKPLTWRLIDLGVAAMMFAVAAQLILGVL; via the coding sequence ATGTGGCAGAGCTACAGTAACGGCCTGCTGGTGGCCATCGGCCTGATCATGGCCATCGGCGCACAGAACGCCTTCGTCCTGGCGCAAAGCCTGCGCCGCGAACACCACCTGCCGGTGGCCGCGCTGTGCATCGCCTGCGACGCGGCACTGGTGGCGGCCGGCGTGTTCGGCCTCGCCACACTGCTGACGCAGAGCCCGACGCTGCTGGCAATCGCCCGCTGGGGCGGCGCTGCCTTCCTCATGTGGTACGGCAGCCAGGCGCTGCTGCGCGCCGCCCGCCCACAGTCACTGCAGGCGGCTGGCAGCGAACCACGTTCGCTTCGCGCGGTGATGCTCGCAGCGCTGGCGGTCACCCTGCTCAACCCGCACGTCTATCTGGATACCGTGTTGCTGATCGGCTCGCTCGGTGCTCAGCAACCCGAGCCCGGCGCCTATGCGGCAGGAGCGGCCAGCGCGTCCTTTCTCTGGTTCAGCGCTCTGGCTCTTGGTGCGGCCTGGCTGGCGCCGTGGCTGGCGAAGCCGCTGACCTGGCGCCTGATCGATCTGGGTGTGGCTGCGATGATGTTCGCGGTGGCGGCGCAGTTGATCCTTGGCGTGCTGTAG
- a CDS encoding DUF2790 domain-containing protein produces MKRIACLLAFACTATLAHAETPEHYHYGMHLDIARIISQTLPQGCETGEARMVYLDSKGEQHTLIYQRIGEDCRY; encoded by the coding sequence ATGAAACGTATCGCCTGCCTACTCGCTTTCGCCTGCACCGCTACCCTGGCACACGCCGAAACACCCGAGCACTACCACTATGGGATGCACCTGGACATCGCCAGAATCATCAGCCAGACCCTGCCGCAAGGCTGCGAAACGGGTGAAGCCCGAATGGTCTACCTGGACTCCAAAGGCGAACAGCACACTCTGATCTATCAACGCATCGGCGAAGACTGCCGCTACTGA
- a CDS encoding alkene reductase, protein MPTLFAPIQIGDLHLNNRIIMAPLTRCRADEGRVPNALMAEYYTQRASAGLIISEATAVTPMGVGYPKTPGIWSDEQVRGWSNITQAVHANGGKIVLQLWHVGRISDPIYLNGELPVAPSAIKPAGHVSLVRPIKDYVTPRALETEEIADIVEAYRQGAENAMAAGFDGVEIHGANGYLLDQFLQSSTNQRTDRYGGSLENRARLLLEVTDAAISVWGAGRVGVHLAPRADSHDMGDANRAETFGYVARELGKRGIAFICAREKAGDDSLTPQLKKEFGGVFIANERFTKDQANAWLAEGKADAVAFGIPFIANPDLPERLAQDAALNEPHPETFYGSGPVGYIDYPRL, encoded by the coding sequence ATGCCCACACTGTTCGCCCCCATCCAGATCGGTGATCTGCACCTGAACAACCGCATCATCATGGCGCCGCTCACTCGCTGCCGCGCCGACGAAGGCCGCGTACCCAACGCGCTGATGGCCGAGTACTACACCCAGCGCGCATCGGCTGGCCTGATCATCAGCGAGGCCACCGCCGTCACGCCAATGGGCGTGGGCTACCCGAAAACGCCCGGCATCTGGTCCGACGAGCAGGTCCGTGGCTGGAGCAATATCACCCAGGCAGTGCACGCCAACGGCGGCAAGATCGTTCTGCAGCTGTGGCACGTCGGCCGTATCTCCGACCCGATCTACCTGAACGGCGAACTGCCGGTCGCTCCCAGCGCGATCAAGCCAGCCGGCCATGTCAGCCTGGTGCGTCCGATCAAGGACTATGTCACCCCGCGCGCCCTGGAAACCGAAGAGATCGCCGACATCGTCGAGGCGTATCGTCAGGGCGCCGAAAACGCCATGGCCGCCGGTTTCGACGGCGTGGAAATCCACGGCGCCAATGGCTACCTGCTCGACCAGTTCCTGCAGAGCAGCACCAACCAGCGCACCGACCGCTACGGCGGCAGCCTCGAGAACCGTGCGCGCCTGCTGCTGGAAGTGACGGATGCCGCCATTTCCGTGTGGGGCGCCGGCCGCGTCGGCGTGCACCTGGCGCCGCGCGCCGACTCGCACGACATGGGCGACGCCAACCGCGCCGAAACCTTCGGCTACGTGGCCCGTGAACTGGGCAAACGCGGCATCGCCTTCATCTGCGCCCGCGAGAAGGCAGGTGACGACAGCCTGACACCGCAACTGAAGAAGGAATTCGGCGGTGTGTTCATCGCCAACGAGCGCTTCACCAAGGATCAGGCCAACGCCTGGCTGGCTGAAGGCAAGGCCGACGCCGTGGCGTTCGGTATCCCCTTCATCGCCAACCCGGACCTGCCGGAGCGCCTGGCACAGGACGCAGCGCTGAACGAGCCGCATCCGGAAACCTTCTACGGCTCGGGCCCGGTCGGCTATATCGACTATCCGCGCCTGTAA